Proteins from one Thermobifida alba genomic window:
- the ileS gene encoding isoleucine--tRNA ligase, producing MSKESTRPFPALPAQIDLPSMEHEVLRRWAEHKIFERSLEQTQGGPNWVFFEGPPTANGTPGVHHVEARVFKDLFPRFKTMKGFHVERKAGWDCHGLPVEVAVEKELGISGKKDIEAFGVAEFNARCRESVLRNVDAFTEMTRRMGYWVNMDEAYRTMDREYVESVWWALKQIWDKGLLVQDYRISPYCPRCGTTLSDHELAQGYETVTDPSVYVRFPLTSGPLAGEAALLVWTTTPWTLVSNTAVAVHPEVDYVVATNGSERLVVAEPLVGAALGEGWEPTGQRFKGAEMERWTYQRPFELVEFDTPAHFVVLGDYVTVEDGTGLVHQAPAFGADDMQVCRAYGLPVVNPVRADGTFEEHLALVGGVFFKTADRALVADLDERGLLFAHLSYEHSYPHCWRCHTALLYYAVPSWYIKTTAIKEQLLAENAKTNWVPANVKDGRYGEWLRNNVDWALSRSRYWGTPLPIWEFPDGRQICVGSLAELSELSGQDLSDLDPHRPYVDDIVIPDPDADPSLPLEQRVARRVPEVIDVWFDSGAMPFAQWGAPHRNLEKFQANFPGQYICEAIDQTRGWFYSMMAVSTLVFGHSSYENVVCLGHILAEDGRKMSKHLGNILEPMPVMDRHGADALRWFMAASGSPWMPRRVGHTVLEEIVRKVLLTYYNSASFFTLYAGAGEGWSHERLAEAPPPAERPLLDRWLLSELHSLVKTVDEALERFDTAVAGRALTAFVDDLSNWYVRRSRRRFWAGADTPEGASAFATLFECLETVTLLMAPIVPFITDHVWQALRRPDAPESVHLASWPKAEESLIDPELSEQMALVRRLVELGRAARVDSGQRVRQPLARAVVGARGFEGLPEQLRAQISEELNVLQLDPLSVVGGDLVDYSVKPNFRALGKRFGKGTPRVAKALQAADAKALVERLRAEGSATVDVDGEQVALSAEEVLVTEQPREGWAVASEAGETVALDLELTPELRRAGLAREVVRLVQDARKSSGLDISDRIDLWWSATDATTAQAMVEHAETISGEVLAVSFTEGPGAADAHEVVSEEFGITLRLRRA from the coding sequence GTGTCGAAAGAGTCGACCCGACCGTTCCCCGCGCTGCCCGCCCAGATCGACCTGCCCTCGATGGAGCACGAGGTGCTGCGGCGCTGGGCGGAGCACAAGATCTTCGAACGGTCCCTGGAGCAGACACAGGGCGGCCCGAACTGGGTGTTCTTCGAGGGTCCCCCCACCGCGAACGGCACCCCCGGCGTGCACCACGTCGAGGCGCGCGTGTTCAAGGACCTCTTCCCCCGGTTCAAGACGATGAAGGGCTTCCACGTCGAGCGCAAGGCCGGCTGGGACTGCCACGGCCTGCCCGTCGAGGTCGCCGTGGAGAAGGAACTGGGGATCTCCGGCAAGAAGGACATCGAGGCGTTCGGCGTCGCCGAGTTCAACGCCCGCTGCCGCGAGTCGGTGCTGCGCAACGTGGACGCGTTCACCGAGATGACGCGGCGCATGGGCTACTGGGTCAACATGGACGAGGCCTACCGCACCATGGACCGCGAGTACGTGGAGTCGGTGTGGTGGGCGCTCAAGCAGATCTGGGACAAGGGCCTGCTGGTGCAGGACTACCGGATCAGCCCGTACTGTCCGCGCTGCGGCACCACGCTGTCCGACCACGAGCTGGCGCAGGGCTATGAGACCGTCACCGACCCGTCGGTGTACGTGCGCTTCCCGCTGACCTCCGGACCGCTGGCCGGCGAGGCGGCGCTGCTGGTGTGGACCACCACCCCGTGGACCCTGGTGTCCAACACCGCCGTGGCGGTGCACCCCGAGGTGGACTACGTGGTGGCCACCAACGGCTCCGAACGGCTGGTCGTGGCCGAGCCGCTGGTCGGTGCGGCGCTCGGCGAGGGCTGGGAGCCCACCGGGCAGCGGTTCAAGGGCGCCGAGATGGAACGCTGGACCTACCAGCGCCCGTTCGAGCTGGTGGAGTTCGACACGCCCGCGCACTTCGTGGTGCTCGGCGACTACGTCACCGTCGAGGACGGCACCGGCCTGGTCCACCAGGCGCCCGCCTTCGGCGCCGACGACATGCAGGTCTGCCGCGCCTACGGGCTGCCCGTGGTCAACCCGGTGCGCGCCGACGGCACCTTCGAGGAGCACCTGGCCCTGGTGGGCGGCGTGTTCTTCAAGACCGCCGACCGGGCGCTCGTCGCCGACCTGGACGAGCGCGGCCTGCTGTTCGCGCACCTGTCGTACGAGCACAGCTATCCGCACTGCTGGCGCTGCCACACCGCGCTGCTGTACTACGCGGTGCCGTCCTGGTACATCAAGACCACCGCGATCAAGGAGCAGCTGCTCGCGGAGAACGCGAAGACCAACTGGGTGCCGGCCAACGTCAAGGACGGCCGCTACGGCGAGTGGCTGCGCAACAACGTCGACTGGGCGCTGTCCCGCAGCCGCTACTGGGGCACCCCGCTGCCGATCTGGGAGTTCCCCGACGGGCGGCAGATCTGCGTGGGCTCCCTGGCGGAGCTGAGCGAGCTGAGCGGGCAGGACCTGTCCGACCTCGACCCGCACCGCCCCTACGTGGACGACATCGTCATCCCCGACCCCGACGCCGACCCGTCGCTGCCGCTGGAGCAGCGGGTGGCCCGCCGGGTGCCGGAGGTCATCGACGTGTGGTTCGACTCCGGCGCGATGCCGTTCGCACAGTGGGGCGCCCCGCACCGCAACCTGGAGAAGTTCCAGGCGAACTTCCCCGGCCAGTACATCTGCGAGGCCATCGACCAGACCCGCGGCTGGTTCTACTCGATGATGGCGGTCAGCACGCTGGTGTTCGGCCACTCCTCCTACGAGAACGTGGTCTGCCTGGGCCACATCCTCGCCGAGGACGGCCGCAAGATGAGCAAGCACCTCGGCAACATCCTGGAGCCGATGCCGGTGATGGACCGGCACGGTGCCGACGCGCTGCGCTGGTTCATGGCGGCCAGCGGCTCGCCGTGGATGCCGCGCCGGGTGGGCCACACCGTGCTGGAGGAGATCGTCCGCAAGGTCCTGCTGACCTACTACAACTCGGCGTCCTTCTTCACCCTGTACGCGGGCGCGGGCGAGGGGTGGAGCCACGAGCGGCTCGCCGAGGCGCCTCCTCCCGCCGAGCGGCCGCTGCTGGACCGCTGGCTGCTGTCGGAGCTGCACTCGCTGGTCAAGACGGTCGACGAGGCGCTGGAGCGGTTCGACACGGCGGTCGCGGGCCGCGCGCTGACCGCGTTCGTCGACGACCTGTCCAACTGGTACGTGCGCCGGTCGCGCCGCCGCTTCTGGGCGGGCGCGGACACGCCCGAGGGGGCGTCGGCGTTCGCGACGCTGTTCGAGTGCCTGGAGACCGTCACCCTGCTGATGGCTCCGATCGTGCCGTTCATCACCGACCACGTGTGGCAGGCGCTGCGCCGTCCCGACGCGCCGGAGTCGGTGCACCTGGCGTCGTGGCCGAAGGCCGAGGAGTCGCTGATCGACCCGGAGCTGTCGGAGCAGATGGCGCTGGTGCGCCGCCTGGTGGAGCTGGGGCGGGCCGCGCGGGTGGACTCCGGGCAGCGGGTCCGGCAGCCGCTGGCGCGGGCCGTCGTGGGCGCCCGGGGCTTCGAGGGGCTGCCCGAGCAGCTGCGGGCGCAGATCTCCGAGGAGCTGAACGTGCTGCAGCTCGACCCGCTGTCGGTGGTCGGCGGCGACCTGGTGGACTACTCGGTCAAGCCGAACTTCCGGGCGCTGGGCAAGCGGTTCGGCAAGGGCACCCCGCGGGTCGCCAAGGCCCTCCAGGCCGCCGACGCCAAGGCGCTGGTGGAGCGGCTGCGCGCCGAGGGCTCGGCCACCGTGGACGTCGACGGCGAGCAGGTCGCGCTCTCCGCCGAGGAGGTGCTGGTCACCGAGCAGCCGCGGGAGGGCTGGGCGGTGGCCTCGGAGGCCGGTGAGACGGTGGCGCTGGACCTGGAGCTGACGCCGGAGCTGCGCCGCGCCGGTCTGGCCCGCGAGGTGGTCCGGCTGGTGCAGGACGCCCGCAAGTCCAGCGGCCTGGACATCTCCGACCGCATCGACCTGTGGTGGTCGGCCACCGACGCGACGACCGCGCAGGCGATGGTCGAGCACGCGGAGACGATCAGCGGCGAGGTGCTGGCGGTGTCCTTCACCGAGGGGCCCGGTGCGGCGGACGCCCACGAGGTGGTCTCGGAGGAGTTCGGCATCACCCTGCGGCTGCGCAGGGCCTGA
- a CDS encoding signal peptidase II — MAAVPLVADFATKEIALASFSPYDPVVLLGGLLKLTLVFNPGAAFSIGTGMTWVFSLIMVGVISYILWTAPRLRSVGWAVSLGLILSGAAGNLIDRVWRPDTREVPAALVGPDAPGTWAERLFSPPSPLHGHVVDWIQVPYWPVFNIADSAIVCGGALAVLLAFRGINIDGTREADRSGSATRGGEGE, encoded by the coding sequence GTGGCCGCCGTGCCCCTGGTCGCCGACTTCGCCACCAAGGAGATCGCGCTGGCGTCCTTCTCGCCGTACGATCCGGTGGTGCTGCTGGGCGGCCTGCTCAAACTGACCCTGGTGTTCAACCCGGGGGCGGCGTTCTCCATCGGCACCGGCATGACCTGGGTGTTCAGCCTGATCATGGTGGGTGTCATCAGTTACATCCTGTGGACCGCGCCCCGGCTGCGCAGCGTCGGGTGGGCGGTGTCGCTCGGCCTGATCCTCAGCGGGGCCGCCGGCAACCTCATCGACCGCGTCTGGCGGCCCGACACCCGCGAGGTGCCGGCGGCACTGGTCGGTCCGGACGCGCCGGGCACGTGGGCGGAACGGCTGTTCAGCCCGCCGTCCCCGCTGCACGGCCACGTGGTGGACTGGATCCAGGTGCCCTACTGGCCGGTGTTCAACATCGCCGACTCCGCGATCGTGTGCGGCGGCGCGCTCGCCGTGCTGCTGGCCTTCCGCGGGATCAACATCGACGGCACCCGCGAGGCGGACCGGTCCGGGAGTGCGACGCGAGGAGGCGAAGGTGAGTGA
- a CDS encoding RluA family pseudouridine synthase, which produces MSDHRSMPVPDGLEGDRLDAAIARLFGLSRTRAAELIAEGNVLVDGAAAAKSDRVSAGAWLDVTLPPPPSAPAPRPEPVPGLAVVYEDADIVVVDKPVGVVAHPTLGWTGPTVLDGLLAAGVTVATSGAAERQGIVHRLDANTTGLMVVAKSEVAYSVLKRAFKERTVDKTYHALVQGHPDPLRGTIDAPIDRHPSGDGRFAVVAGGRPSVTHYDTLEAFRAASLLEIDLETGRTHQIRVHMAATRHPCVGDLLYGADPTLAQRLGVRRQWLHAVRLAFEHPTEHRPVEFESPYPEDLDKSLEILRAES; this is translated from the coding sequence GTGAGTGACCACCGGAGCATGCCGGTGCCCGACGGGCTGGAGGGCGACCGGCTCGACGCGGCGATCGCCCGCCTGTTCGGCCTGTCGCGGACCCGCGCGGCCGAACTGATCGCCGAGGGCAACGTGCTGGTCGACGGCGCGGCCGCGGCCAAGTCCGACCGGGTGAGCGCGGGGGCGTGGCTGGACGTCACCCTGCCCCCGCCGCCGAGCGCGCCGGCGCCGCGCCCCGAACCGGTGCCGGGCCTGGCCGTCGTGTACGAGGACGCCGACATCGTCGTGGTGGACAAGCCGGTCGGCGTGGTCGCGCACCCCACCCTCGGCTGGACCGGGCCGACGGTGCTGGACGGCCTGCTGGCGGCGGGCGTCACGGTCGCCACCAGCGGCGCGGCCGAGCGGCAGGGCATCGTGCACCGCCTGGACGCCAACACCACCGGCCTGATGGTGGTGGCCAAGAGCGAGGTCGCCTACAGCGTCCTCAAACGCGCCTTCAAGGAACGCACGGTCGACAAGACCTACCACGCGCTGGTGCAGGGGCACCCCGACCCGCTGCGCGGCACGATCGACGCGCCCATCGACCGGCACCCCTCCGGCGACGGCCGCTTCGCGGTGGTGGCGGGCGGACGCCCGTCGGTCACCCACTACGACACGCTGGAGGCGTTCCGCGCGGCCAGCCTGCTGGAGATCGACCTGGAGACGGGGCGCACCCACCAGATCCGCGTGCACATGGCGGCCACCCGCCACCCGTGCGTGGGCGACCTGCTGTACGGGGCGGACCCGACCCTGGCGCAGCGCCTGGGCGTGCGCCGCCAGTGGCTGCACGCGGTCCGGCTGGCCTTCGAGCACCCCACCGAGCACCGCCCGGTGGAGTTCGAGAGCCCCTACCCCGAGGACCTGGACAAGTCCCTGGAGATCCTGCGCGCCGAGTCCTGA
- a CDS encoding DEAD/DEAH box helicase, producing MTTTLDPIGVSALISDSYRRYLRSLLPLRDRTLAHALEEQISGSPLLTKGPLLEATPPYRTGATPRQLVGEGVLSPSFAAPGGPAIHLDRPLYLHQEQAIRKARAGRNLVVATGTGSGKTESFLLPILNELEEQHRRGELGPGVRALLLYPMNALANDQLKRLRELLSGSPHITFGRYTGETKDSDRQALDSYHRLHGQRDPLPNELISREQMRRRPPHLLLTNYAMLEYLLLRPADLDLFEGEHAGHWRFVALDEAHVYDGAKAAELAMLLRRLRDRVAPGRRLQCIATSATVGDDPQAVMTFASRLFFDAPFEWDATDPDRQDLVTAARRTDAPGRPWGPLSAADYAAIGRAADPGAELVAAARRHGVPDGDAYRVLAAEQRVRKLRALLADGGPQPLEDLAVRVFAGEHDGTVRPAAALAALVALGNRVRDSDGNPLLSARYHLFTRATEGAFTCLSASGPHVFLSRHEHCPDCHAPAFELAACKRCGDAYLVGTTAAEDAAVRFLPQRRPQDQVLWLHLGNSPIAVDDDDDTLEESAAQTTPEDDRLCVGCGALGTAARACVPTCPGRAVRAVRKLRSRNSRPSGCLSCGARGLDTVRRLESGNEAAAAVVATALYQALPEDADAGRADRPGGGRKLLTFSDSRQAAAFFAPYLEHSYSLLQQRRLILEGLEHGFDADDDFRVDDLIGHTARRAARAGSFERRVSRQRREHAAGLWVMRELVATDDRQSLEGRGLLRVRLEHPEGVRLPPALTRMLGLDEDEAWDLLGELVRTLRQQGALTMPEGVAPDDEAFAPRRGPVYVRESGPDPKRKVISWLPGQGSNRRVDYLRRLLDRLGVTGPSLTPEDLLRGAWKLLTGLGGGREGEGWLCSDSDRVLGTVWRVDHTALLLAPVGAHAPLHQCDSCRRLHPVSVRGVCPTLNCPGTLHPFTPPAPEEDDDHYRRLYRSLNPVVLRAQEHTAQWSTEEAARIQEDFVEGRVNMLSCSTTFELGVDVGELQAVLLRNMPPTTANYVQRAGRAGRRTDSAALVVTHAQRRSHDLFRYQEPEQMIAGQVRAPYVPLANERIARRHAHSVALAAFFRHWHRATGETWATVGAFFLPGDDGSPAPVTRVPAFLTPVPEEVSAALRRVLPEAVADELGVDRGRWAAELCGLLEQLREEVTQDVAYFEQRRREAFEQRKDSLAARFGKTVNTIVRRSLLGFLATRNVLPKYGFPVDTVELRTHHAEDQVGGRLELARDLTSAIYEYAPGGEVVAGGRKWTSRGVYRLPGRELRRFHYRVCGSCGYYEEAAERLDAACAACGTVEGRTPTVYCVPEFGFAADAKPESAGLVPPQRSWHGTTHVLRLATDPVEHRWPLPGGGEVHCLAGSRGELVALSEGPSGRGFWICEWCGWGGSVARRRPEEHPKPLGGGSCTGPLTRLTLGHKYETDLVDVVVNGGFHLDSASPATRYSLLYALLEGASAALEISRDDIDGTLYHRHGGSTSLVLFDTVPGGAGGATRIAEHFPEVLLAAVKRVDGCDCGAETSCYGCLRTYRNQTRHELLVRGAALEALRLLV from the coding sequence GTGACCACCACCCTGGACCCCATCGGCGTCAGCGCCCTGATCAGCGACAGCTACCGCCGCTACCTGCGCTCCCTGCTGCCGCTGCGCGACCGCACCCTCGCCCACGCCCTGGAGGAGCAGATCAGCGGCAGCCCACTGCTGACCAAGGGGCCGCTGCTGGAGGCCACCCCGCCCTACCGGACCGGCGCCACCCCGCGCCAACTGGTCGGCGAAGGCGTGCTGTCGCCCTCCTTCGCCGCGCCCGGCGGCCCCGCGATCCACCTGGACCGGCCCCTCTACCTGCACCAGGAGCAGGCGATCCGCAAGGCCCGTGCCGGACGCAACCTGGTGGTGGCCACCGGCACCGGGTCGGGCAAGACCGAGAGCTTCCTGCTGCCCATCCTCAACGAGCTGGAGGAGCAGCACCGGCGCGGCGAGCTCGGGCCGGGCGTGCGCGCGCTGCTGCTGTACCCGATGAACGCGCTCGCCAACGACCAGTTGAAGCGGCTGCGGGAGCTGCTCTCCGGCAGCCCGCACATTACCTTCGGCCGCTACACCGGCGAAACCAAGGACAGCGACCGGCAGGCCCTCGACTCCTACCACCGCCTGCACGGCCAGCGCGACCCGCTGCCCAACGAGCTCATCAGCCGCGAGCAGATGCGGCGCAGGCCGCCGCACCTGCTGCTCACCAACTACGCGATGCTGGAGTACCTGCTGCTGCGCCCCGCCGACCTCGACCTGTTCGAGGGCGAGCACGCCGGGCACTGGCGGTTCGTCGCCCTGGACGAGGCGCACGTCTACGACGGGGCCAAGGCCGCCGAACTGGCGATGCTGCTGCGCCGCCTGCGCGACCGGGTCGCCCCCGGCCGCCGCCTGCAGTGCATCGCCACCAGCGCCACCGTCGGCGACGACCCGCAGGCGGTGATGACGTTCGCGTCCCGGCTGTTCTTCGACGCGCCGTTCGAGTGGGACGCGACCGACCCCGACCGGCAGGACCTGGTGACCGCCGCCCGCCGCACCGATGCCCCGGGCCGGCCGTGGGGGCCGCTGTCGGCCGCCGACTACGCGGCGATCGGCCGCGCCGCCGACCCCGGGGCCGAGCTCGTCGCCGCCGCCCGGCGGCACGGCGTCCCCGACGGCGACGCCTACCGGGTGCTCGCCGCCGAACAGCGCGTGCGGAAACTGCGTGCCCTGCTCGCCGACGGCGGCCCGCAGCCGCTGGAGGACCTGGCCGTGCGGGTCTTCGCCGGAGAGCACGACGGCACCGTGCGGCCCGCCGCCGCGCTGGCCGCCCTGGTCGCCCTGGGCAACCGGGTCCGCGACTCCGACGGCAACCCGCTGCTTTCGGCGCGCTACCACCTGTTCACCCGCGCCACCGAGGGCGCGTTCACCTGCCTGTCCGCCAGCGGGCCGCACGTCTTCCTCTCCCGCCACGAGCACTGCCCCGACTGCCACGCGCCCGCGTTCGAGCTCGCCGCCTGCAAACGCTGCGGCGACGCCTACCTGGTGGGCACCACGGCGGCCGAGGACGCGGCGGTCCGCTTCCTGCCCCAGCGCCGCCCCCAGGACCAGGTCCTGTGGCTGCATCTGGGCAACTCCCCGATCGCCGTCGACGACGATGACGACACCCTGGAGGAATCCGCCGCGCAGACCACCCCCGAGGACGACCGCCTGTGCGTCGGCTGCGGCGCGCTCGGCACCGCGGCGCGCGCCTGCGTCCCCACCTGCCCGGGCCGTGCCGTGCGCGCGGTGCGGAAGCTGCGCAGCAGGAACAGCCGCCCCAGCGGCTGCCTGTCCTGCGGGGCACGCGGCCTCGACACGGTGCGCCGCCTGGAGAGCGGCAACGAGGCCGCGGCGGCCGTGGTGGCGACCGCGCTCTACCAGGCGCTGCCCGAGGACGCCGACGCCGGGCGCGCCGACCGCCCCGGCGGGGGCCGCAAACTGCTCACGTTCAGCGACAGCCGCCAGGCCGCCGCGTTCTTCGCGCCCTACCTGGAGCACAGCTACTCGCTGCTGCAGCAGCGGCGGCTCATCCTCGAAGGGCTGGAGCACGGCTTCGACGCCGACGACGACTTCCGGGTCGACGACCTGATCGGCCACACCGCGCGGCGGGCCGCGCGCGCCGGGAGCTTCGAGCGGCGCGTCTCCCGCCAGCGCCGGGAGCACGCCGCCGGCCTGTGGGTGATGCGGGAGCTCGTCGCCACCGACGACCGGCAGTCCCTGGAGGGGCGCGGCCTGCTGCGCGTCCGCCTGGAGCACCCCGAGGGCGTGCGGCTGCCCCCGGCGCTGACCCGGATGCTCGGGCTGGACGAGGACGAGGCGTGGGACCTGCTCGGCGAGCTCGTGCGCACCCTGCGCCAGCAGGGCGCGCTGACCATGCCCGAGGGGGTGGCCCCCGACGACGAGGCGTTCGCGCCCCGGCGCGGCCCCGTCTACGTGCGGGAGAGCGGCCCCGACCCCAAGCGGAAGGTGATCTCCTGGCTGCCCGGCCAGGGCAGCAACCGCCGCGTCGACTACCTGCGGCGGCTGCTGGACCGGCTCGGCGTCACCGGCCCCTCGCTCACCCCCGAGGACCTGCTGCGCGGCGCCTGGAAGCTGCTCACCGGGCTGGGCGGCGGGCGCGAGGGCGAGGGGTGGCTGTGCTCGGACAGCGACCGCGTCCTCGGCACGGTGTGGCGGGTCGACCACACTGCCCTGCTGCTGGCCCCCGTGGGCGCGCACGCCCCGCTCCACCAGTGCGACAGCTGCCGCCGCCTGCACCCGGTGTCGGTGCGCGGGGTGTGCCCCACCCTCAACTGCCCCGGCACGCTCCACCCGTTCACGCCGCCCGCCCCCGAGGAGGACGACGACCACTACCGGCGCCTCTACCGCAGCCTCAACCCGGTGGTGCTGCGCGCCCAGGAGCACACCGCGCAGTGGTCCACCGAGGAGGCCGCCCGCATCCAGGAGGACTTCGTCGAGGGCCGCGTCAACATGCTGTCCTGCTCCACCACTTTCGAGCTCGGCGTGGACGTGGGCGAGCTCCAGGCGGTGCTGCTGCGCAACATGCCGCCCACCACCGCCAACTACGTGCAGCGCGCCGGACGCGCCGGGCGGCGCACCGACTCGGCCGCGCTGGTGGTCACGCACGCCCAGCGCCGCTCCCACGACCTGTTCCGCTACCAGGAGCCCGAGCAGATGATCGCCGGGCAGGTGCGCGCCCCCTACGTGCCGCTCGCCAACGAGCGCATCGCCCGGCGCCACGCCCACTCGGTGGCGCTGGCCGCGTTCTTCCGGCACTGGCACCGCGCCACCGGGGAGACCTGGGCCACCGTCGGCGCGTTCTTCCTGCCCGGCGACGACGGCTCCCCCGCGCCGGTCACCCGGGTGCCCGCCTTCCTCACCCCGGTGCCCGAGGAGGTCAGCGCGGCACTGCGGCGCGTCCTGCCCGAGGCGGTGGCCGACGAGCTCGGCGTGGACCGCGGCCGGTGGGCCGCGGAGCTGTGCGGACTCCTGGAACAGCTCCGCGAGGAGGTCACCCAGGACGTGGCCTACTTCGAGCAGCGCCGCCGGGAGGCGTTCGAGCAGCGCAAGGACTCCCTGGCCGCGCGGTTCGGCAAGACCGTCAACACCATCGTGCGCCGCTCCCTGCTCGGCTTCCTGGCCACCCGCAACGTGCTGCCCAAGTACGGCTTCCCCGTGGACACCGTGGAGCTGCGCACCCACCACGCCGAGGACCAGGTGGGCGGCCGTCTGGAGCTGGCCCGCGACCTCACCTCCGCGATCTACGAGTACGCGCCGGGCGGCGAGGTCGTCGCGGGCGGCAGGAAGTGGACGTCGCGCGGCGTTTACCGGCTGCCCGGGCGGGAGCTGCGCCGCTTCCACTACCGGGTGTGCGGCTCCTGCGGGTACTACGAGGAGGCGGCGGAACGCCTCGACGCGGCCTGCGCGGCCTGCGGGACGGTGGAGGGGCGCACCCCCACCGTGTACTGCGTCCCGGAGTTCGGGTTCGCGGCCGACGCCAAACCCGAGTCGGCGGGCCTGGTCCCGCCGCAGCGCTCCTGGCACGGCACCACCCACGTACTGCGCCTGGCCACGGACCCCGTCGAGCACCGGTGGCCGCTGCCGGGCGGCGGCGAGGTGCACTGCCTGGCGGGAAGCCGCGGCGAACTGGTGGCGCTGTCCGAGGGGCCGTCCGGGCGCGGGTTCTGGATCTGCGAGTGGTGCGGCTGGGGCGGCAGCGTGGCCCGGCGCAGGCCCGAGGAGCACCCCAAGCCGCTCGGCGGCGGCTCCTGCACCGGGCCGCTCACCCGGCTGACGCTGGGGCACAAGTACGAGACCGACCTCGTCGACGTCGTCGTCAACGGCGGGTTCCACCTCGACAGCGCCTCGCCCGCGACCCGCTACTCGCTGCTGTACGCGCTGCTGGAGGGGGCGTCGGCCGCGCTGGAGATCAGCCGCGACGACATCGACGGCACCCTGTACCACCGCCACGGGGGCAGCACCAGCCTGGTGCTGTTCGACACGGTGCCCGGCGGCGCGGGCGGGGCCACCCGGATCGCCGAGCACTTCCCCGAGGTGCTGCTGGCAGCCGTGAAACGGGTGGACGGCTGCGACTGCGGCGCGGAGACCTCCTGCTACGGCTGTCTGCGCACCTACCGCAACCAGACCCGCCACGAGCTGCTGGTGCGCGGTGCGGCCCTGGAGGCGCTGCGGCTGCTCGTCTGA
- a CDS encoding ATP-binding protein, whose amino-acid sequence MTVAFTSFPGIPDSVAAARRFVAAAIRLCPQATAPDEVVDRAVLITSELATNALRHTHSGDPGETFTVRVRTDARSVQAEVHTRAPRRWNSLPHVVAPDVPFAAHGRGLYLVDQLATTWGPLAPHRHGVYFHLTWNDAPLGRLVG is encoded by the coding sequence GTGACCGTCGCGTTCACGTCCTTTCCCGGCATCCCCGACAGCGTGGCCGCCGCCCGCCGGTTCGTCGCCGCGGCGATCCGCCTGTGCCCGCAGGCCACCGCCCCGGACGAGGTGGTGGACCGGGCCGTCCTGATCACCTCGGAACTGGCCACCAACGCCCTGCGCCACACCCACTCCGGCGACCCCGGTGAGACGTTCACCGTCCGGGTCCGCACCGACGCCCGCAGTGTGCAGGCCGAGGTGCACACCCGCGCCCCACGCCGCTGGAACTCCCTTCCGCACGTGGTCGCCCCCGACGTCCCGTTCGCCGCACACGGCCGCGGCCTGTACCTCGTCGACCAGCTCGCCACCACGTGGGGCCCCCTCGCCCCCCACCGGCACGGCGTCTACTTCCACCTCACCTGGAACGACGCCCCCCTCGGCAGACTCGTCGGATAG